Proteins found in one Pontibacter sp. SGAir0037 genomic segment:
- a CDS encoding PAS domain-containing protein, giving the protein MENTSALQDKLNFEHLFQALPGQYIILSPELEVLAVSDAYLKATHSSRAMLVGRHIMDVFPDTAAPGTRKPEESPEYSMLYALKYKKDHSSPAVRYDIHHPEGGGHIEQHYWHLTSKPILNETGEVAYIIHEARDITEQYLMEQQAKSAQESLQRMAKVAGGAVWEYDVPRNKLIWSESYKDLFGYKDSSLEVDPTTWDELVHPNDLPLIRHNIDVAVRSKAKTWMGEYRYRKADGTYADVIDHGYILYDSLKMPMRMFGTMVDVTWQKDYERELQESQKRFELVAMTTNDVIWDWNLLDDTIWWNEGFKTLFGYKEEDIEPTVISWTGRLHPDDMQRVKGSIYQVINGGDTSWECEYQFRCADGSYKIVHDSGHVIHNNEGTPVRMLGAMRDITENRKYELQLEDNLAMARQILESLPHLAWTATPDGAVNYYNQNWYDYTGLSFAELGAWGWAKSIHPDDYPATLKLWEEAIATGKDYMAENRWRSMSTGKYRWFLARSLPIRDSNGHLTMWVGTLTDIEDHKQAQLALQESKDKFRFLAESIPQMVWSANPDGHIDYTNHRWYEYSKMDEESLGFGWAPAIHPNERQLLIDTWMRCVQTGEKLEMEVRFQDTEAKTYRWFLLLAEPMYGNGGEIMKWFGTATDIHEQKLLREQLEESEKQFRFLAESIPQMVWTTRPDGYHDYFNQRWMDYTGLTMEESMGMVWSKLVHPDDRERSKTRWLHSLETGVFYEVEYRFRNGHDGTYRWFLGQAIPMRDSEGNIVKWFGTCTDIEDHKKAEEELVEKNLELERINQDLDSFVYTASHDLKLPIINMAGIFEELIQSADFKDPDAPKMVAMFNKSLEQIHGTIHDLGEVVKVQKAKSKEQELVNLEELTENVKLSIQDMLKHSNATIITNFEAAPELAFSRSSLRSIFYNLISNAIKYRSHERQPEIHLSTEVKGDFVELKVQDNGLGIDMNKHQSKLFQMFKRFHNHVNGSGLGLYIVNRLITNNGGYINIESTLNEGTTFYLYFKKKKV; this is encoded by the coding sequence ATGGAAAATACTTCGGCTTTGCAGGATAAATTAAATTTTGAACATCTCTTTCAGGCACTGCCGGGGCAGTATATTATTTTATCGCCTGAACTGGAGGTACTGGCCGTAAGCGATGCTTATTTAAAAGCTACTCATTCGTCCCGTGCTATGCTAGTAGGGCGGCATATCATGGATGTTTTCCCGGACACTGCCGCACCCGGCACCCGCAAACCCGAAGAATCACCTGAGTACTCGATGCTCTATGCGCTGAAGTACAAAAAAGATCATTCTTCTCCGGCTGTGCGGTACGATATACATCACCCTGAAGGCGGAGGGCACATAGAACAACACTACTGGCACCTGACAAGCAAGCCCATCTTAAACGAAACCGGAGAGGTTGCCTATATTATACACGAAGCCCGCGATATTACAGAGCAATACCTGATGGAGCAGCAGGCAAAGTCAGCGCAGGAGAGCCTGCAGCGCATGGCTAAAGTTGCCGGTGGTGCCGTGTGGGAGTATGATGTACCCAGAAACAAACTTATCTGGAGCGAATCCTACAAAGACTTATTCGGCTACAAAGACAGCTCGTTGGAAGTAGACCCTACTACCTGGGATGAGCTGGTGCACCCGAACGATTTGCCCCTGATACGCCACAACATAGATGTAGCCGTCAGGTCCAAAGCCAAAACCTGGATGGGAGAATACCGCTACCGAAAAGCAGATGGCACCTACGCCGATGTGATAGACCATGGGTATATTCTGTACGACAGCCTGAAAATGCCTATGCGCATGTTTGGCACTATGGTAGATGTAACCTGGCAAAAAGACTACGAGCGGGAACTACAGGAAAGCCAGAAACGCTTCGAGCTGGTGGCCATGACAACCAATGACGTTATCTGGGACTGGAACCTCCTGGATGACACTATCTGGTGGAACGAAGGCTTTAAAACATTATTCGGTTACAAAGAAGAAGACATAGAGCCAACTGTTATTTCCTGGACCGGCCGCCTGCATCCTGATGATATGCAACGGGTAAAAGGCAGTATTTACCAGGTTATAAACGGAGGCGATACATCCTGGGAGTGCGAATACCAGTTCCGCTGCGCTGATGGCTCCTACAAAATAGTTCATGATTCAGGGCATGTAATCCACAACAATGAAGGCACGCCAGTGAGAATGCTGGGTGCCATGCGCGATATTACCGAAAACAGGAAGTATGAGCTACAACTGGAGGATAACCTGGCCATGGCCCGCCAGATACTCGAATCGCTGCCACACCTGGCTTGGACAGCTACTCCCGATGGCGCTGTTAACTACTACAATCAGAACTGGTACGACTATACGGGCTTAAGCTTTGCAGAACTTGGCGCATGGGGCTGGGCCAAAAGTATACATCCTGATGACTACCCGGCAACGCTGAAGCTTTGGGAAGAAGCCATTGCCACTGGCAAGGATTATATGGCAGAAAACCGGTGGCGTTCCATGAGCACAGGAAAATACCGCTGGTTTCTGGCCAGAAGCCTTCCTATCCGCGACAGCAATGGGCACTTAACCATGTGGGTAGGCACACTTACAGATATTGAAGATCATAAGCAGGCTCAACTGGCTCTCCAGGAAAGCAAGGATAAATTTAGATTTTTAGCCGAATCTATTCCTCAAATGGTATGGAGCGCCAACCCGGATGGCCATATTGACTATACCAACCACCGCTGGTACGAATACTCCAAAATGGATGAGGAGTCGCTGGGCTTCGGCTGGGCACCTGCTATACATCCTAATGAACGCCAACTGCTCATTGATACCTGGATGCGTTGTGTTCAGACAGGTGAAAAGCTCGAAATGGAAGTTCGCTTTCAGGATACCGAGGCCAAAACATACAGGTGGTTTCTTTTGCTGGCAGAACCTATGTACGGCAACGGCGGCGAAATTATGAAATGGTTTGGCACCGCCACCGACATTCACGAGCAAAAACTACTGAGGGAGCAGCTGGAGGAATCAGAGAAACAATTCCGATTTCTGGCCGAGTCTATTCCTCAGATGGTCTGGACCACGCGCCCCGATGGCTACCACGACTACTTTAACCAGCGTTGGATGGATTACACCGGCCTTACCATGGAAGAAAGCATGGGCATGGTATGGAGCAAACTGGTACACCCCGACGACCGTGAAAGGTCTAAGACCCGCTGGCTGCACTCCCTGGAAACAGGAGTATTCTATGAAGTAGAGTACCGCTTTAGGAATGGCCATGACGGCACCTATCGCTGGTTTCTGGGGCAGGCCATTCCGATGCGGGACAGCGAGGGCAACATTGTGAAGTGGTTTGGAACCTGTACCGATATAGAAGACCATAAAAAAGCCGAAGAGGAGCTGGTGGAGAAGAACCTGGAGCTGGAACGCATTAACCAGGACCTGGATAGCTTTGTATACACAGCCTCTCACGACCTGAAACTGCCTATCATCAACATGGCGGGTATCTTTGAAGAACTTATTCAGTCTGCCGATTTTAAAGATCCTGATGCTCCTAAAATGGTGGCTATGTTTAACAAGTCGCTGGAACAGATACATGGTACCATTCACGACCTGGGCGAGGTAGTAAAAGTACAGAAAGCAAAATCCAAAGAGCAGGAACTCGTTAACCTGGAAGAGCTCACCGAGAATGTAAAGTTAAGCATACAGGACATGCTAAAGCATTCTAATGCCACTATTATTACTAACTTTGAAGCTGCACCGGAGCTGGCATTCTCCAGATCGAGCCTGAGAAGCATTTTTTACAACCTGATCAGCAACGCTATTAAATATCGTTCGCATGAGCGCCAGCCGGAAATACACCTCAGTACAGAAGTTAAAGGCGACTTTGTAGAGCTAAAAGTGCAGGACAACGGTTTAGGAATCGATATGAACAAACATCAGAGCAAACTGTTTCAGATGTTCAAACGCTTCCACAATCATGTAAACGGTTCAGGTTTAGGTTTGTATATTGTAAACAGGCTGATAACCAACAATGGAGGTTATATTAATATCGAAAGTACTTTAAATGAAGGGACAACCTTTTACCTTTATTTCAAGAAAAAGAAAGTTTAA
- a CDS encoding uracil-DNA glycosylase family protein, translating into MEQLESLLAKVRACRICEESLPLGPNPVVRAAATAKLLIVGQAPGTRVHASGIPWDDQSGKRLRQWLGIDAATFYDTSKVAIIPMGFCYPGKGKSGDLPPRPECAQHWHQLLLAQLPAIELTLLVGKYAQDYFLGHTAKGTLTETVAAWQSYLPHYMPMPHPSPRNQFWLKRHPWFEAEAVPALRKTTEYLLQ; encoded by the coding sequence ATGGAGCAGTTGGAAAGTTTATTGGCGAAAGTTCGTGCCTGCCGCATTTGTGAAGAAAGCCTACCCTTAGGCCCTAACCCGGTAGTAAGAGCCGCCGCTACGGCAAAGCTGCTTATAGTAGGGCAGGCGCCCGGTACCAGGGTACATGCCAGCGGCATTCCGTGGGACGACCAGAGCGGCAAACGACTACGCCAATGGCTGGGCATTGATGCTGCTACTTTTTACGATACTTCTAAGGTTGCCATTATTCCGATGGGCTTCTGCTACCCCGGCAAAGGTAAAAGCGGCGACCTGCCTCCCCGCCCGGAATGCGCTCAACATTGGCATCAGCTGCTCTTAGCGCAACTTCCTGCAATAGAACTAACGCTTCTGGTTGGCAAATACGCACAGGATTATTTTCTGGGGCACACTGCAAAAGGCACTTTAACAGAAACCGTTGCAGCCTGGCAATCGTATCTGCCTCACTATATGCCCATGCCCCACCCTTCGCCTCGTAACCAGTTCTGGCTTAAACGGCACCCATGGTTCGAAGCAGAGGCAGTACCAGCGCTTAGAAAAACAACAGAATACTTATTGCAGTAA
- a CDS encoding PQQ-dependent sugar dehydrogenase, which yields MYSKYLLFICLFTWARITVVAQTITGPQGEQFKAKVVAKGLSDPWEITYGPDNHLWVTEAKGYRVSRINPENGKKTVILDLGTEKNFPRYDKMPEELSEGKPWPQGGLMGLALHPQLLHGKPYVYLAYIYRFEGADEKGEGCDTKYGGCFFKTKLVRYEYDLQQQKLHKPFVLCDSVPGSNDHNSGRLLIAPVDGKDYLFYTVGDMGAGQFKNAGRENNAQNINKYEGKILRFNLEPDKDTGKLDRWIPDDNPFTANGQNAVWSYGHRNAQGLAYAIAGNSGRIYTAEHGPFGDDEINIIEKGKNYGHPLVIGYNDGNYNGLAAGVTSHQYLPGKWHTTYPFIQSEAANVKAIGTENYKDPIYSFYPASNSVLTALLTKSRQSEDAKPEWPALAPSSISVYTASAIPGWQNSLLITSLKEKRLVRLKLNASGNGVTGDTLTYFKAPARYRDLAFSPDGRSIYLAIDSAETSSGPSEESEEQQSQCSGCIISYTYQAAAGEQHAWQEVRALVQHMDRKKQRAVRTRLSPAQWPTFDLLLKPALTPKEEKQLQQAAAELLEELKYKSQ from the coding sequence ATGTACTCGAAGTATCTTCTTTTTATTTGCCTGTTTACATGGGCTCGTATCACCGTTGTTGCTCAAACTATTACTGGCCCTCAAGGAGAGCAATTCAAAGCAAAGGTAGTTGCCAAAGGTTTAAGCGATCCGTGGGAAATTACGTATGGCCCCGATAATCATTTATGGGTAACCGAGGCAAAAGGCTATCGTGTGAGCCGCATAAACCCCGAAAACGGGAAAAAAACAGTTATACTTGATCTGGGTACAGAAAAGAACTTCCCGAGATACGATAAAATGCCGGAAGAGCTAAGCGAGGGAAAGCCCTGGCCTCAAGGTGGCTTAATGGGGCTTGCCCTGCATCCGCAACTTCTTCATGGCAAACCTTACGTGTACCTGGCCTACATTTATCGTTTCGAGGGTGCTGATGAGAAAGGAGAAGGTTGTGACACAAAATATGGAGGCTGTTTCTTTAAAACTAAACTGGTACGCTACGAATATGATCTACAGCAGCAAAAGCTTCACAAACCCTTTGTTCTCTGCGACTCTGTTCCGGGCAGCAACGATCATAACTCCGGGCGTTTACTTATTGCTCCCGTAGATGGCAAAGATTACCTTTTTTACACGGTGGGTGATATGGGAGCAGGACAATTTAAAAATGCAGGTCGTGAAAACAATGCTCAGAATATCAACAAGTATGAAGGAAAAATTCTGAGGTTTAACTTGGAGCCCGATAAAGATACCGGCAAGCTCGACAGATGGATTCCAGACGACAATCCTTTTACCGCGAACGGTCAGAATGCCGTCTGGAGCTACGGGCACCGCAATGCACAGGGATTAGCTTATGCAATAGCAGGAAATAGCGGCCGCATCTATACAGCAGAACATGGCCCGTTTGGCGACGATGAGATCAACATTATTGAGAAAGGTAAAAACTATGGGCACCCACTGGTAATCGGGTACAACGATGGCAACTACAACGGCTTGGCCGCCGGCGTTACCAGCCACCAATACCTGCCTGGGAAATGGCATACAACTTATCCTTTTATTCAATCGGAAGCAGCCAATGTTAAAGCGATCGGTACAGAAAACTACAAAGATCCTATTTACAGCTTTTATCCAGCTTCTAATTCGGTTCTTACAGCCCTTCTAACTAAGAGCAGGCAAAGCGAAGATGCCAAACCTGAATGGCCCGCCCTTGCTCCCAGCAGCATAAGTGTGTATACTGCTTCGGCTATACCTGGCTGGCAAAACTCCTTACTGATAACAAGCCTGAAAGAGAAACGGCTGGTTCGCCTGAAATTAAATGCTTCCGGCAACGGTGTTACAGGCGATACTCTCACGTACTTTAAAGCACCTGCCCGTTACCGAGACTTGGCCTTCTCTCCTGATGGGCGCAGCATTTATTTAGCGATAGATAGCGCTGAGACTTCTTCAGGTCCGTCAGAAGAGTCGGAGGAGCAGCAGAGCCAATGCAGCGGCTGTATTATTTCATATACTTACCAGGCTGCAGCCGGGGAACAGCATGCATGGCAGGAAGTCAGGGCGCTGGTTCAGCACATGGACCGGAAAAAACAACGTGCTGTAAGAACCAGGCTTTCTCCTGCACAGTGGCCAACATTCGACCTGCTGCTAAAACCTGCGCTAACGCCAAAAGAAGAAAAGCAGCTGCAACAGGCCGCGGCGGAGCTACTGGAGGAGCTAAAATATAAGAGCCAATGA
- a CDS encoding copper homeostasis protein CutC translates to MNNIPGAMAESVAVEICVDSVESCIAAQAGGATRVELCANLFEGGTTPSAGIIREARKNISIGLHVILRPRGGDFCYSDSEFESICYDLQLAKDLGADGVVIGVLQPDGHIDKKRMARLVELARPMKVTLHRAFDMTPNPLQALEDSIALGIDLILTSGQERSAVEGIPLLKQLVQVAQGRIRIMAGGGVSERNVRRILQETGVQDVHLSGRRRVESSMEYRQEHVFMGGDLRLPEYTRFVADAEKIAKLTGLIAD, encoded by the coding sequence ATGAATAATATACCAGGAGCTATGGCTGAAAGTGTTGCGGTCGAAATTTGCGTTGATTCAGTAGAATCCTGTATCGCTGCCCAGGCAGGCGGTGCTACAAGAGTAGAACTATGTGCAAACCTGTTTGAAGGAGGAACAACGCCAAGTGCAGGTATCATACGGGAGGCCAGGAAGAACATCAGCATTGGGTTGCATGTTATTCTGCGGCCTCGTGGGGGTGACTTTTGCTATTCTGACTCAGAGTTTGAAAGTATATGTTACGACCTGCAGCTGGCAAAAGACTTGGGCGCAGATGGCGTGGTGATAGGTGTTTTGCAGCCAGACGGGCACATCGATAAGAAACGTATGGCCAGGCTTGTAGAGCTGGCCAGGCCCATGAAAGTGACTTTACACCGGGCATTTGACATGACGCCGAACCCGTTGCAGGCTTTGGAAGATAGTATAGCGCTTGGCATCGATTTGATTTTAACGAGCGGCCAGGAAAGAAGTGCTGTAGAGGGAATCCCATTGCTGAAACAGCTGGTGCAGGTTGCTCAGGGTAGAATCAGGATCATGGCCGGAGGAGGCGTTTCGGAGCGAAATGTGCGGCGTATACTGCAGGAGACAGGTGTGCAGGATGTGCACTTGTCTGGCCGCAGACGTGTGGAAAGCAGTATGGAGTACAGGCAGGAACATGTGTTTATGGGAGGCGACCTGCGCCTGCCTGAGTACACACGCTTTGTGGCCGATGCCGAAAAAATAGCCAAACTTACCGGGCTAATAGCCGATTAG
- a CDS encoding DinB family protein: MEHVFAIIRGARNNFLQLVNHLTLEQLNHVPAGFNNNIIWNFGHIISTQQSLCYTLAGQKPLIAEEYIVKYRKGTRPAVSVSAEEVEVLKQYLLSTVEQTAKDFESGLFTSYSPITTSMGIEISNTGDAVKAISMHDGLHLGYAMALRKLVL; encoded by the coding sequence ATGGAACATGTTTTTGCTATAATCAGGGGTGCCAGAAATAATTTTCTGCAGCTGGTAAATCATCTTACATTGGAACAGTTAAACCATGTTCCTGCAGGTTTTAACAACAATATCATCTGGAATTTTGGGCACATTATTTCTACACAGCAGTCGCTATGTTATACGCTTGCCGGGCAAAAGCCACTTATAGCGGAGGAGTATATTGTTAAATACAGAAAAGGAACAAGGCCAGCAGTATCTGTAAGCGCCGAGGAAGTTGAAGTGCTGAAACAATACCTGCTCAGTACAGTAGAGCAGACAGCTAAAGATTTTGAAAGTGGTCTCTTCACAAGTTATTCACCTATCACTACAAGTATGGGTATAGAAATATCTAATACCGGAGATGCTGTAAAAGCCATTTCGATGCATGATGGCTTGCACCTGGGATATGCGATGGCACTCCGAAAGCTGGTGCTGTAA
- a CDS encoding response regulator, which translates to MKPLTTILLIDDDETTNYLNHRLLSRMNIAEEIRVVTNGEEALEYLQKAFAGSVEYPMPDLIFVDIKMSVMDGFEFLDEYQKFDEDDKNQTVMMMLTSSASFYDLERLKKYPEVRKHYSKPLAEADVREILAENF; encoded by the coding sequence ATGAAGCCGCTCACAACAATACTTTTAATAGACGACGACGAAACAACAAATTACTTGAATCATCGTCTTCTTTCGCGCATGAACATTGCAGAGGAAATACGTGTGGTAACTAACGGTGAAGAGGCGCTGGAGTACCTGCAAAAGGCATTTGCCGGAAGCGTGGAGTATCCGATGCCCGACCTGATTTTTGTCGATATTAAGATGTCGGTGATGGATGGTTTTGAGTTTCTGGATGAGTATCAGAAATTCGATGAAGACGATAAGAATCAGACTGTGATGATGATGCTGACCTCCTCCGCCAGCTTTTACGACCTGGAGCGGCTTAAAAAGTATCCGGAGGTGCGCAAACATTATTCCAAGCCCCTGGCCGAAGCCGACGTACGGGAAATTCTGGCTGAAAACTTCTAG
- the mfd gene encoding transcription-repair coupling factor, with protein MKVKDFLELYRLDSVVQTIAERLKADTKYRLQLKGLSGSLDAVIASAVYTINPKHQLFVLHDREEAAYFFTDIKNLLGDEKDILLFPTSYKRPYSFDETENANILMRAEVLNRLNQKSSKGELIVTYPEALTEKVINRKSLVENTLGAKEGEKLDVNFLSEMLAEYGFERTEFVYEAGQYAVRGGIVDVYSYANDLPYRIELFGDEIESIRTFDPETQLSVEAKKAISIIPNVQTKLLQETREAFLDFLPDNTNIWFKDVRQTLDVIEEYFDKASHAFEKMLAGSGGTQIVSDPEQLFQTQKQFKQLLENYNVVEMGKRFHFRTAEVMQLQSKPQPSFNKDFKRLVKDLHEQQGAGFVNVIATDSPRQINRLTMIFDELDHDVRFQHLPISLREGFIDQTLKVTCYTDHQLFDRFYQHKAKEGHSKSKAMTLKELRSLQPGDYVTHTDYGIGRFAGLEKVEVGGRMQEAIRLVYRDDDLLYVSIHALHKISKYSGKEGGPPSMSKLGSPEWENKKKKVKSKVKDIAHELISLYAKRKAAPGYAFSRDGFLQAELESSFIYEDTPDQGKATEDVKADMEQPHPMDRLVCGDVGFGKTEVAIRAAFKAACDGKQVAVLVPTTILAMQHFRTFRDRLEQFPITVDYINRFKTAKDTKETLKRVAEGKVDILIGTHRIVSKDVKFKDLGLMIIDEEQKFGVKTKDKLKEMKVNVDTLTLTATPIPRTLHFSLMGARDLSVIATPPPNRQPVKTELHVFDEALIRDAVVHEMKRGGQVFFVHNRIKDIEEVAGMILRLVPDCKVTYAHGQMDPEKLEKRMMKFVNGDYDVLVSTNIIESGLDIENANTIIINRAHMFGLSDLHQMRGRVGRSNKKAYCYLLTPPVAGLPSDARKRLSTLEEFSDLGEGFKIAMRDLDIRGAGNLLGGEQSGFITDLGFEMYHQVLDDAIKELKETEFRELFLGDNLEQFIEPVRECNIETDMEVLIPESYVGNISERLNLYSKLDSTKDLQELEKLQNSIIDRFGPLPEEVQKLIEIVKLRWQAQQLGFEKLTIKKEVMKGYLPSENNDAYFQSEVFGNILKYVQQHSRRSRLKEAKNKLIVIVEDIRNIKDAKEVFEGLGVEAVA; from the coding sequence TTGAAAGTTAAAGATTTCTTAGAACTGTACCGCCTCGACAGCGTGGTGCAAACCATTGCTGAACGGCTGAAGGCTGATACGAAATACCGCCTGCAATTAAAAGGCTTGTCTGGCAGTCTGGATGCTGTAATAGCCTCGGCAGTTTATACCATAAATCCGAAGCACCAACTTTTTGTACTACACGACAGAGAGGAGGCTGCCTATTTTTTTACCGATATCAAGAACCTGCTCGGCGACGAGAAGGATATCCTGCTTTTCCCGACTTCATACAAGCGGCCTTACAGCTTCGACGAAACCGAGAATGCTAATATCCTGATGCGGGCTGAGGTGCTTAACCGGCTCAACCAGAAATCGAGCAAAGGCGAACTAATTGTAACTTACCCGGAAGCGCTAACCGAAAAAGTGATTAACAGAAAATCACTGGTAGAAAACACACTGGGTGCCAAGGAAGGCGAGAAACTGGATGTAAACTTTCTGAGCGAGATGCTGGCAGAGTATGGCTTCGAGCGTACTGAGTTCGTGTATGAAGCTGGCCAGTATGCCGTGCGCGGTGGTATTGTGGATGTATACTCTTATGCCAATGACCTGCCGTATCGCATCGAGCTTTTTGGCGATGAAATAGAGAGCATTCGGACCTTCGATCCGGAAACACAGCTTTCGGTGGAGGCCAAGAAAGCTATTTCCATTATTCCAAACGTACAAACCAAGTTGCTCCAGGAAACGCGTGAAGCTTTCCTGGACTTCCTGCCCGACAATACCAACATCTGGTTTAAAGATGTGCGGCAGACACTCGATGTGATTGAGGAATATTTTGACAAAGCGTCGCATGCTTTTGAGAAGATGCTGGCTGGCAGCGGTGGCACTCAGATTGTGTCTGACCCTGAACAGCTGTTCCAGACACAGAAACAGTTTAAGCAGCTGCTCGAAAACTATAATGTGGTGGAAATGGGCAAACGTTTTCATTTCCGTACCGCCGAGGTTATGCAACTACAGTCTAAGCCTCAGCCCTCTTTCAACAAAGATTTTAAACGTCTGGTGAAGGACCTGCACGAGCAGCAAGGCGCAGGTTTCGTGAACGTAATCGCTACCGATTCGCCACGCCAGATCAACCGCCTCACCATGATTTTTGATGAGTTGGACCACGATGTGCGGTTTCAGCACCTGCCCATCTCCTTACGTGAAGGCTTCATAGATCAGACGCTGAAAGTTACCTGCTATACCGACCACCAGTTATTCGACCGTTTTTACCAGCACAAAGCCAAAGAAGGGCATTCTAAGTCGAAGGCGATGACGCTGAAAGAGCTGCGCTCGCTGCAGCCCGGCGACTACGTAACCCACACCGACTATGGCATCGGTCGCTTTGCCGGCCTGGAGAAGGTGGAAGTAGGCGGGCGTATGCAGGAGGCAATCAGGCTGGTATACCGCGACGATGACTTGCTTTATGTGAGCATCCATGCGCTGCACAAAATAAGCAAGTACAGCGGCAAAGAAGGCGGCCCGCCCAGTATGAGCAAGTTGGGTTCGCCGGAGTGGGAGAACAAGAAGAAGAAGGTTAAGAGCAAAGTTAAAGACATAGCACATGAGCTCATCAGCCTGTATGCCAAGCGAAAAGCTGCACCGGGCTATGCTTTCAGCCGTGATGGCTTTCTGCAGGCAGAGCTGGAATCGTCGTTTATTTACGAAGACACACCGGACCAGGGCAAGGCAACCGAAGATGTAAAGGCCGATATGGAACAGCCACACCCGATGGACCGCCTGGTGTGTGGCGATGTGGGCTTTGGTAAGACAGAGGTCGCCATCCGTGCCGCCTTTAAGGCCGCCTGCGATGGAAAACAGGTGGCTGTGCTGGTGCCCACCACTATTCTGGCTATGCAGCATTTCCGAACCTTCCGCGACAGGTTAGAGCAGTTCCCGATTACGGTAGACTACATTAACCGCTTTAAAACCGCCAAAGACACTAAAGAAACCCTTAAGCGTGTAGCAGAAGGCAAGGTAGATATCTTGATTGGCACACACCGCATTGTGAGCAAAGATGTGAAGTTTAAGGATCTTGGCCTCATGATTATAGACGAAGAGCAGAAGTTCGGTGTAAAAACAAAGGACAAGCTGAAAGAAATGAAGGTAAATGTGGACACGCTTACGCTAACAGCCACGCCTATACCTCGTACACTGCACTTCTCGCTAATGGGAGCCCGCGACCTTTCTGTAATAGCCACACCACCACCGAACCGCCAGCCTGTAAAAACAGAACTACATGTGTTCGACGAAGCACTTATTCGTGATGCCGTTGTGCATGAGATGAAACGGGGCGGACAGGTGTTCTTTGTGCACAACCGCATTAAAGACATCGAAGAAGTAGCCGGTATGATCCTGCGCCTCGTGCCTGACTGCAAAGTAACCTACGCACACGGGCAAATGGACCCTGAGAAGCTGGAGAAACGCATGATGAAGTTTGTAAACGGCGACTACGACGTGCTGGTATCTACCAATATCATAGAATCAGGGCTTGACATCGAGAATGCCAATACCATTATCATTAACCGCGCGCACATGTTCGGACTTTCCGACCTGCACCAGATGCGCGGGCGTGTTGGCCGTTCCAATAAAAAGGCTTATTGCTACCTCCTGACACCACCTGTAGCCGGTCTGCCTTCTGATGCCCGCAAGCGCCTGAGCACTCTAGAGGAATTCTCCGATCTTGGGGAAGGTTTTAAAATTGCGATGCGCGACCTCGACATTCGTGGGGCAGGCAACCTGCTGGGCGGCGAACAAAGTGGCTTTATTACCGACCTCGGCTTTGAAATGTACCACCAGGTGCTCGACGATGCCATCAAAGAACTGAAAGAAACAGAATTCAGGGAGCTGTTCCTGGGCGATAACCTGGAGCAGTTCATAGAGCCGGTGCGGGAGTGTAATATCGAAACAGATATGGAGGTGCTGATACCGGAAAGCTATGTCGGTAACATTTCTGAACGCCTGAACCTTTACAGCAAGCTCGATAGCACCAAAGACCTACAGGAGCTGGAAAAGCTGCAAAACAGCATCATAGACCGCTTTGGCCCGCTGCCGGAGGAGGTACAAAAGCTGATTGAGATTGTTAAACTACGCTGGCAGGCACAGCAGCTTGGTTTCGAGAAGCTCACCATCAAAAAAGAAGTGATGAAGGGCTACCTGCCTTCCGAGAACAACGATGCTTATTTTCAGTCAGAAGTATTTGGCAATATCCTGAAGTATGTGCAGCAACATTCACGACGCTCACGCCTGAAGGAAGCTAAGAATAAGCTTATTGTTATTGTAGAAGACATCCGCAATATAAAAGACGCCAAAGAAGTATTTGAAGGCTTAGGGGTGGAAGCAGTTGCCTGA